In one Oryza glaberrima chromosome 2, OglaRS2, whole genome shotgun sequence genomic region, the following are encoded:
- the LOC127762478 gene encoding uncharacterized protein LOC127762478, whose protein sequence is MAAAARSQGLSPGFKFNPSDQMLVELFLLPYLIDGELPVRGLVLVEDDHLGGLPLPPWILLDRHGRGDEDEAYFVAPMGAGDGARQVRSVAGGGKWVKQRSEGKGEVVVAPGGEAFLWEKFSLNFHRDDRRSGSTGWVMHEYIVSPPAGSAVAASHRATHIAFTGHGQNRKRVPDGYVLVLDDAVPAAAAAAAPPPESEQSNQEEQEYAAYTDQIQQQCFVPEQQMSNQEYFPEAAAEQSNQQFFVPAEEQSSHQLFLPAEEQSNQQFFMPAEEQSSHQFLPAEEQSSHQFLPAEEQSNYQQFLPALEQMTQSNQEFAYGEQSQCYIVPEQQQLSNQEYAYSEQSQCYILPEQQQLSDQEYAYSEQSQCYILPEQQELSNQEAEYAFVCYDEQQQQQQQSKQEAEYAFACYDEQQQQQQYLHGDLTSWQEPLVTSSSSSSQQFLGQEQLLPDGLLLDGFGEISQQQGDQEYAYCEESQCYTMPEQQQQSNQEAEFAFACYD, encoded by the coding sequence atggcggcggcggcgaggtcgcagGGTCTCTCGCCGGGGTTCAAGTTCAATCCGAGCGACCAGATGCTCGTGGAGCTCTTCCTCCTGCCGTACCTGATCGACGGCGAGCTCCCCGTCCGCGGCCTCGTCCTCGTGGAGGACGACCACCTGGGgggcctgccgctgccgccgtggaTCCTCCTCGaccgccacggccgcggcgacgaggacgaggccTACTTCGTCGCCCCGATGGGTGCCGGCGATGGGGCCCGGCAGGTGCgctccgtcgccggcggcggcaagtggGTGAAGCAGAGGTCGGAGGGGAaaggcgaggtggtggtggcccccggcggcgaggcgttcCTGTGGGAGAAGTTCAGCCTCAACTTCCACCGCGACGATCGCCGGAGCGGCAGCACCGGGTGGGTGATGCACGAGTACATCGTCTCCCCACCCGccggctccgccgtcgccgcctcccaccgGGCCACCCACATCGCCTTCACCGGCCACGGCCAGAACCGCAAGCGCGTCCCCGACGGCTACGTCCTCGTCCTCGACgacgccgtccccgccgccgccgccgctgcagcacCTCCTCCGGAATCCGAGCAGAGCAATCAAGAGGAGCAAGAATACGCTGCTTACACCGACCAAATCCAGCAGCAGTGCTTCGTCCCGGAGCAGCAGATGAGCAACCAGGAATACttcccggaggcggcggcggagcagagcaACCAACAGTTCTTCGTGCCGGCGGAGGAGCAGAGCAGCCATCAGTTATTCTTGCCGGCAGAGGAGCAGAGCAACCAACAGTTCTTCATGCCGGCGGAGGAGCAGAGCAGCCATCAGTTCTTGCCGGCGGAGGAGCAGAGCAGCCATCAGTTCTTGCCGGCGGAGGAGCAGAGCAACTACCAACAGTTCTTGCCGGCGTTGGAGCAGATGACGCAGAGCAACCAAGAATTTGCTTACGGCGAGCAAAGCCAGTGCTACATTgtgccggagcagcagcagctgagcAACCAAGAATACGCTTACAGCGAGCAAAGCCAGTGCTACATCttgccggagcagcagcagctgagcGACCAAGAATACGCTTACAGCGAGCAAAGCCAGTGCTACATCTTGCCGGAGCAGCAGGAGCTGAGCAACCAAGAAGCAGAATATGCTTTCGTCTGCtacgacgagcagcagcagcagcagcaacagagcAAACAAGAAGCAGAATACGCTTTCGCCTGCtacgacgagcagcagcagcagcagcaatactTACATGGAGATCTCACATCGTGGCAAGAACCCTTGGtgacgtcgtcgtcctcgtcatcaCAGCAGTTTCTTGGTCAGGAACAGCTGCTGCCTGATGGCCTCCTCCTCGACGGCTTTGGCGAGATCTCACAGCAGCAGGGCGACCAAGAATACGCGTACTGCGAGGAAAGCCAGTGCTACACCATGCctgaacagcagcagcagagcaaccAAGAAGCAGAATTCGCTTTCGCCTGCTACGActag